A genomic region of Gymnogyps californianus isolate 813 chromosome 12, ASM1813914v2, whole genome shotgun sequence contains the following coding sequences:
- the MPHOSPH6 gene encoding M-phase phosphoprotein 6 translates to MAGEVKTKLSKNLLRMKFMQRGLDSQTKKQLEEEEKKIISEEHWYLDLPDLKEKESFIIEERSFMPCEDLLYGRMSFKGFNPEIEKLMIQMNSGCKEEEIEVDDKMEADVSDEEMARRYETLVGTIGKKFLRKRDQRVLQDEEEDEDGNSNTRPSKKAKKKFLKPQD, encoded by the exons ATGGCCGGGGAGGTGAAGACAAAGCTGTCCAAGAACCTGCTGCGCATGAAG ttcatGCAAAGAGGTTTGGATTCACAAACTAAAAAACAActagaagaggaagaaaagaagataattaGTGAAGAACACTGGTATCTTGATTTACCAGacctaaaggaaaaaga GAGCTTTATAATAGAAGAGAGGAGCTTTATGCCGTGTGAGGATCTACTTTATGGCAGAATGTCCTTCAAAGGATTCAATCCAGAAATTGAG AAGTTAATGATCCAAATGAACTCTGGgtgcaaggaggaagaaattgAAGTGGATGATAAAATGGAGGCTGATGTGTCAGATGAAGAAATGGCCAGAAG atatGAAACATTAGTAGGAACAATAGGGAAGAAATTCTTGAGAAAAAGAGACCAGCGTGTACTCCAGGAtgaagaagaagatgaagatggGAATAGTAACACAAGACCTAGcaaaaaagctaagaaaaagtTCTTAAAACCTCAGGATTAA